A genome region from Chlorobaculum tepidum TLS includes the following:
- a CDS encoding TonB-dependent receptor, with the protein MKKQQAKGSGMKRLALSATFLATTLAPVTTWGADGVIRGRVTDKADGEGVVGAAVSIAGTNIATATDINGNFVLRNVPASKQQKVIVTSIGYAPTTQVINLGDGQTATLNIALGQTTIMASEVVVGAALYKQDRLDVPVTANIVTKEQIREEPNPTLDEVVQDVPGVVVSRAGGTSSSNLQIRGSNTYNGGGIGTRVNAFYDGFPINSPDSGEIVWQSVNMNAADKVEVLKGAAATLYGSGAMGGVVNITGHLPDKFEVKAGSGIGFYDKTPSSDESEYRKGFTPVFWNTYAGFGNKSGKWTYDFLYSHSDDDGYRQNAWNYMNDVKFKARYDIDSRQYLQLTSFYNSTVGGYAYQWPYNATISTSTFTPILDQSYDVFVNARLFPTHTAAFSYAQTMYPTSPFLWDILANAWSTYTKYDVYTDDLISRKNALVGINYVNLLSDKLSLDTRLYYTYNASRIEYNRTDADQTYATGRIRTIGEFNETDDSRYGAGIKLDWRASDNHRLLFGVDGNIVDTRTTQVAVEYPVKNEFNNIQEKNFAVFLQDEWKITDKLTSLMSLRYDWSGVNKDEVEITPGVWIPINKKSVDALSPRVALNYRATDDMALRASWGRSFRAPSLYERFVHDAGFLTVVPNPDLDKETMTAWEAGIFKQFSDKVSLDIAGFINNYDNLIESRPTAAPLTYMYGNITKARIWGIETNLNYRPNTDWNLSVGYTYMNAKNRSFDASTATATELNNPDPEWLPYRPEHTASASVTWKATKKLTLNVNGRYVGKYKAVTLYTNPDGKWYPGDFVVFNAGLKYQFNKNVTATLACNNINNTQYSEAEWFRAPNRSFIAGIDLTY; encoded by the coding sequence ATGAAAAAGCAGCAGGCAAAGGGTTCTGGCATGAAAAGGCTCGCGCTTTCGGCGACCTTTCTTGCAACAACGCTGGCTCCAGTGACAACCTGGGGTGCGGATGGCGTCATCCGGGGACGCGTCACGGACAAGGCAGACGGTGAAGGCGTCGTCGGCGCCGCAGTATCGATCGCCGGCACCAACATCGCAACCGCCACAGACATCAACGGCAACTTCGTGCTCCGGAACGTTCCTGCCTCGAAACAGCAGAAAGTCATCGTGACCAGCATCGGTTACGCGCCAACGACGCAGGTCATCAACCTCGGCGATGGCCAGACCGCCACGCTGAATATCGCTCTCGGCCAGACCACCATCATGGCCTCGGAAGTGGTTGTCGGCGCCGCGCTGTACAAGCAGGACAGGCTTGACGTGCCGGTTACCGCTAACATTGTCACCAAAGAGCAGATCAGGGAAGAACCAAATCCGACACTCGATGAAGTGGTGCAAGACGTGCCCGGCGTCGTGGTCAGTCGCGCTGGCGGAACCTCGTCATCGAACTTGCAGATTCGCGGATCGAATACCTACAATGGCGGCGGTATTGGCACCAGGGTGAACGCTTTCTACGACGGCTTCCCGATCAACAGCCCGGACAGCGGCGAAATCGTCTGGCAATCGGTCAACATGAATGCTGCCGACAAGGTCGAGGTGCTCAAGGGCGCAGCCGCAACGCTCTACGGTTCCGGAGCCATGGGCGGCGTAGTGAACATCACGGGCCATTTGCCAGACAAATTTGAAGTCAAGGCGGGAAGCGGCATCGGCTTTTACGACAAAACGCCATCGAGCGATGAGAGCGAATATCGCAAAGGCTTCACCCCGGTATTCTGGAACACCTATGCCGGTTTCGGAAACAAGTCCGGCAAATGGACATACGACTTCCTTTACTCGCACAGCGATGACGACGGCTACCGCCAAAACGCCTGGAATTACATGAACGACGTCAAGTTCAAAGCACGGTACGACATCGATTCAAGGCAATACTTGCAGCTCACTTCGTTCTACAACTCGACGGTCGGCGGCTATGCGTACCAGTGGCCTTACAATGCGACAATATCGACATCCACATTCACCCCAATTCTCGATCAATCGTATGATGTATTTGTAAATGCCAGATTGTTTCCCACCCACACGGCGGCATTCTCGTACGCTCAAACCATGTATCCTACTAGCCCTTTTCTATGGGATATACTTGCAAATGCCTGGTCAACGTATACAAAATACGACGTCTATACCGATGACTTGATCAGCCGGAAAAACGCTCTGGTAGGCATCAATTATGTCAACCTGCTCAGCGACAAGCTGTCACTCGACACTCGTCTGTATTACACCTACAATGCCTCGCGAATCGAGTACAACCGCACTGATGCTGATCAGACATACGCAACCGGCAGAATCAGAACTATCGGCGAGTTCAATGAAACGGATGACAGCCGCTATGGCGCAGGGATAAAACTCGATTGGCGTGCCAGCGATAACCATCGCCTTCTGTTTGGTGTGGACGGCAATATCGTTGACACAAGAACAACTCAGGTTGCTGTGGAATATCCGGTAAAAAACGAGTTCAACAACATCCAGGAAAAGAATTTTGCTGTCTTCCTGCAAGACGAGTGGAAAATCACTGACAAGCTGACTTCACTGATGTCGTTGCGCTATGACTGGAGCGGTGTCAACAAAGATGAAGTAGAGATAACCCCGGGAGTCTGGATACCCATTAACAAAAAAAGCGTTGATGCCTTAAGCCCAAGGGTCGCCTTAAACTACAGAGCAACCGACGACATGGCACTTCGCGCATCTTGGGGCCGTAGTTTCCGTGCCCCGTCTTTATATGAGCGGTTCGTGCATGATGCGGGATTCCTGACCGTTGTACCAAATCCAGACCTTGACAAGGAAACCATGACAGCATGGGAGGCTGGCATTTTCAAGCAGTTCAGCGATAAAGTCTCACTCGACATCGCCGGGTTTATCAACAACTATGATAACCTTATCGAGTCGCGGCCTACCGCTGCTCCATTAACCTACATGTATGGCAACATAACCAAAGCTCGCATCTGGGGTATTGAGACAAACCTGAACTACAGACCAAACACAGACTGGAACCTGAGCGTGGGCTATACCTACATGAATGCAAAAAACCGTTCGTTCGATGCATCAACGGCCACCGCTACAGAACTGAACAACCCCGATCCGGAATGGCTGCCCTATCGGCCTGAGCACACGGCTTCGGCCAGCGTGACCTGGAAAGCAACCAAAAAACTGACTCTGAATGTCAACGGGCGTTACGTCGGCAAGTACAAGGCTGTCACCTTGTACACCAATCCTGATGGCAAGTGGTATCCCGGCGATTTCGTGGTGTTCAACGCTGGCTTGAAGTACCAGTTCAACAAGAACGTCACAGCCACACTGGCCTGCAACAACATCAACAACACACAGTACAGTGAGGCTGAGTGGTTCCGCGCTCCGAACCGCAGCTTCATCGCCGGTATCGATCTGACGTACTGA
- a CDS encoding NAD-dependent epimerase/dehydratase family protein, which yields MDGVILVTGSTGFIGSRMVDALVGQGRRVRVLLRPESRSTLSAGYREGVEEVCAAYGDPEALGRAVSGVASIIHLAGVTKAVDEAGFAEGNVRPVENLLEAVKRHNPGLGRFLLVSSLAAMGPASSPSPGVMESDRPRPVSAYGRSKLLGEAVARRHAGSVPLTIVRPPAVYGPGDRDILEVFTMMKNGYLLSAGPGRRQRFSMIHVDELIRGILLALDSENAAGQDYFITSPRGYAWDEVIAAARPVLGFRRLLRLNLPKPLVFGLGAVLGGVAKLTGCPALINKDKANELVQDFWVCSPEKAERELGFTASIPLETGVPETLVWYRQQGWL from the coding sequence ATGGACGGAGTGATTCTGGTTACCGGTTCGACCGGTTTTATCGGCTCGAGAATGGTCGATGCCCTCGTTGGGCAGGGCCGGCGGGTGCGGGTACTGCTCAGGCCTGAAAGCCGCAGCACATTGTCGGCGGGATATCGCGAAGGCGTTGAAGAGGTTTGCGCCGCTTACGGCGATCCGGAAGCCCTCGGGAGAGCGGTTTCTGGCGTGGCATCGATCATCCACCTTGCCGGCGTGACCAAAGCGGTCGATGAAGCAGGATTTGCCGAGGGAAACGTGAGGCCGGTTGAAAATCTGCTCGAAGCGGTGAAACGCCACAATCCGGGGCTTGGCCGTTTTTTGCTGGTTTCGTCGCTTGCCGCCATGGGCCCGGCATCGTCACCGTCTCCGGGCGTCATGGAATCTGACCGGCCTCGCCCGGTGAGCGCTTACGGGCGCAGCAAGCTGCTCGGCGAAGCGGTTGCGCGGCGACACGCCGGAAGCGTTCCGCTCACCATTGTTCGGCCACCTGCCGTGTACGGTCCTGGCGATCGCGATATTCTCGAAGTTTTCACCATGATGAAGAACGGATATCTGCTCTCGGCGGGTCCCGGGCGACGCCAGCGTTTCAGCATGATCCATGTCGATGAGCTGATCCGCGGAATTTTGCTCGCACTTGACTCGGAAAACGCCGCCGGTCAGGACTATTTTATCACCTCGCCTCGCGGCTACGCCTGGGACGAGGTGATCGCGGCGGCCCGTCCGGTGCTCGGTTTCAGGCGACTGCTTCGCCTCAACCTGCCGAAGCCGCTGGTGTTCGGTTTGGGCGCGGTGCTCGGCGGCGTTGCTAAGTTGACCGGCTGCCCAGCTCTGATCAACAAGGACAAAGCCAATGAACTGGTGCAGGATTTCTGGGTATGCAGCCCGGAAAAAGCGGAGCGGGAACTCGGGTTTACCGCGAGCATTCCACTGGAAACGGGGGTTCCCGAAACGTTGGTGTGGTACCGGCAGCAGGGGTGGCTGTAG
- the bchH gene encoding magnesium chelatase subunit H: MGDKIRIAAVVGMEQCNQRVWREVKDLIGQNAELTQWTDQDLEHQNPEAGKAIREADCIFTTLIQFKNQADWLREQIDQSKVRTIFAYESMPEVMQMTKVGNYVVSEDGSGMPDIVKKVAKMLVKGRDEDALYGYMKLLKIMRTMLPLIPKKAKDFKNWMQVYTYWMHPTAENLASMFNYIMAEYFDVNVKADKVQEVPTMGFYHPDAPEYMKDLNHYEKWLHKKSRDAKSRNNIAMLFFRKHLLQEKEYIDNTIRAIEAKGLNPLPVFVMGVEGHVAAREWFTHTKIDMLINMMGFGFVGGPAGATTPGASAAAREEILGKLNAPYVVSQPLFIQDINSWKTQGVVPLQSAMTYALPEMDGAVCPVVLGAIKDGRLHTVPDRLDRLSTLAKKFSELRHTANRDKKVAFVVYDYPPGMGRKASAALLDVPKSIYKMLQRLQNEGYNVGELPESPEALLAMLDRATDYEIQAHEPDCFAIDRATFNAITTERERERIEARWGGFPGEIAPVGVDKMFLGGLTLGNVFIGVQPRLGIQGDPMRLLFDKENTPHHQYIAFYRWISREFGAHALVHVGMHGTVEWMPGLQLGVTGDCWPDALLGEVPHFYIYPVNNPSEANIAKRRGYATMISHNIPPLSRAGLYKELPAFKEMLNDYRERGLEKIVDVETEMAIIEKAENLNLADDCPRLEGEPFSDYISRLYIYLLELETKLISNTLHVFGETPELATQVTTISEYLKVRGNERSLPSVIMQAIGESETWGDYAALATKARKGDPKALKVREKVDDITRNFIEQTIFGNANASNVFSVLTGGAKANEEMAAAINSALQEGVALKQGLQDNSHEMESFVRALNGEYLPSGPGGDLVRDGASVLPTGRNIHAIDPWRIPSELAFKRGKQIADTIIQKHRDENNGEYPETIAQVLWGLDTIKSKGEAVAVIIALIGAEPAYDAQNKISHYRLVPLEKLGRPRIDVLIQISSIFRDTFGVLVDHLDKLVKDAAKAIEPAEMNHIKKHVDEALAQGKDFESATSRLFTQAPGTYGSQIDELVEDSAWESEEDLDNMFIKRTAFAYGGNRYGDEQSDILKNLLGTVDRVVQQVDSAEYGISDIDRYFSSSGALQLSARRRNPKGDNVKLNYVETYTADIKVDDAEKALKVEFRTKLLNPKWFEGMLAQGHSGATEISNRFTYMLGWDAVTKGVDDWVYKEAAETYAFDPAMRDKLMKLNPKAFKNIVGRMLEASGRGMWSADPDTIEKLQEIYSDLEDRLEGIEV; the protein is encoded by the coding sequence ATGGGCGACAAAATCCGAATTGCCGCGGTGGTCGGAATGGAACAGTGCAACCAGCGCGTATGGAGAGAAGTGAAAGATTTGATCGGCCAGAACGCCGAGCTGACTCAGTGGACCGATCAGGATCTCGAACACCAGAACCCGGAGGCCGGTAAGGCGATCCGCGAAGCCGACTGCATCTTCACCACCCTGATACAGTTCAAGAATCAGGCAGACTGGCTTCGGGAGCAGATCGATCAGTCGAAGGTCAGGACGATCTTCGCCTACGAGTCGATGCCCGAAGTGATGCAGATGACCAAAGTCGGCAACTACGTCGTTTCCGAAGACGGTAGCGGGATGCCCGACATCGTCAAGAAAGTCGCCAAAATGCTCGTCAAAGGCCGCGATGAGGACGCCCTCTACGGCTATATGAAGCTTCTGAAGATCATGCGCACCATGCTGCCGCTGATCCCGAAGAAGGCTAAGGATTTCAAAAACTGGATGCAGGTTTACACCTACTGGATGCATCCGACCGCCGAAAATCTCGCCTCGATGTTCAATTACATCATGGCGGAGTATTTCGACGTAAACGTGAAGGCAGACAAGGTTCAGGAGGTACCGACCATGGGATTTTACCATCCCGATGCGCCGGAATACATGAAAGACCTGAACCACTACGAAAAGTGGCTGCATAAAAAGAGTCGCGACGCCAAATCCCGCAACAATATCGCAATGCTCTTCTTCCGCAAACACCTCTTGCAGGAGAAAGAGTATATCGACAACACCATCCGCGCCATCGAGGCCAAGGGACTGAATCCCCTACCGGTGTTCGTGATGGGCGTCGAGGGCCACGTGGCCGCGCGCGAGTGGTTCACCCACACCAAGATTGACATGCTCATCAACATGATGGGCTTCGGCTTCGTCGGTGGACCTGCCGGCGCAACCACGCCGGGCGCTTCGGCTGCCGCGCGCGAGGAGATTCTCGGCAAGCTCAACGCGCCGTACGTCGTCTCCCAGCCGCTCTTCATCCAGGACATCAACTCGTGGAAAACGCAGGGCGTCGTGCCGTTGCAGTCGGCCATGACCTACGCCCTTCCGGAGATGGACGGCGCAGTCTGCCCCGTCGTTCTCGGCGCGATCAAGGATGGCCGCCTGCACACCGTGCCTGACCGCCTCGACCGTCTTTCCACGCTTGCAAAAAAATTCTCTGAACTGCGCCACACCGCAAACCGCGACAAGAAGGTCGCTTTCGTGGTCTACGACTATCCGCCCGGCATGGGCCGCAAAGCCAGCGCTGCACTGCTCGACGTGCCAAAGAGCATCTACAAGATGTTGCAGCGCCTCCAGAACGAGGGCTACAACGTCGGCGAACTGCCGGAGTCCCCGGAAGCGCTGCTCGCCATGCTCGACCGCGCCACCGATTACGAAATCCAGGCGCACGAGCCGGACTGCTTCGCCATCGACCGCGCGACCTTCAACGCCATCACCACCGAGCGCGAGCGCGAACGCATCGAGGCTCGCTGGGGCGGCTTCCCCGGCGAAATCGCCCCGGTCGGCGTGGACAAGATGTTCCTCGGCGGGCTCACGCTCGGCAACGTCTTCATCGGCGTCCAGCCGCGCCTCGGCATCCAGGGCGACCCGATGCGCCTGCTCTTCGACAAGGAGAACACGCCGCACCACCAATACATCGCCTTCTACCGCTGGATCAGCCGCGAGTTCGGCGCGCACGCCCTTGTGCACGTCGGTATGCACGGCACGGTCGAGTGGATGCCCGGCCTTCAGCTCGGCGTCACCGGCGACTGCTGGCCCGACGCACTGCTCGGCGAGGTGCCGCACTTCTACATCTATCCGGTCAACAACCCGAGCGAGGCCAACATCGCTAAGCGCCGCGGTTACGCGACCATGATTTCGCACAACATTCCACCGCTCTCCCGCGCCGGTCTGTACAAGGAGCTTCCGGCCTTCAAGGAGATGCTCAACGACTACCGCGAGCGCGGCCTTGAAAAAATCGTCGATGTCGAAACCGAGATGGCCATCATCGAAAAGGCTGAAAACCTCAATCTGGCCGACGACTGCCCAAGGCTTGAAGGCGAACCGTTCAGCGACTACATCAGCCGCCTGTACATCTACCTGCTCGAACTCGAAACCAAGCTCATCTCCAACACGCTGCATGTGTTCGGGGAAACGCCGGAACTCGCGACCCAGGTCACCACGATCTCCGAGTACCTCAAGGTTCGCGGCAACGAGCGCTCACTGCCTTCGGTTATCATGCAGGCGATCGGTGAAAGCGAAACCTGGGGCGACTATGCCGCACTGGCCACCAAAGCCCGCAAAGGCGATCCAAAGGCGCTCAAGGTGAGAGAAAAAGTTGACGACATCACCCGTAACTTTATCGAACAGACCATCTTCGGTAATGCGAATGCCAGTAACGTCTTCAGCGTGCTGACCGGAGGCGCGAAAGCCAACGAAGAGATGGCTGCGGCGATCAACTCCGCCTTGCAGGAGGGCGTGGCTCTCAAGCAGGGACTCCAGGACAACAGCCACGAGATGGAGAGCTTCGTGCGCGCTCTGAACGGCGAGTACCTCCCCTCCGGCCCCGGCGGCGACCTGGTGCGCGACGGCGCTTCGGTGTTGCCGACCGGCCGCAACATTCACGCCATCGACCCGTGGAGAATTCCCTCGGAGCTGGCCTTCAAACGCGGCAAGCAGATCGCCGACACCATCATCCAGAAACATCGCGACGAGAACAACGGCGAGTATCCCGAAACTATCGCGCAGGTGCTCTGGGGTCTGGACACCATCAAGAGCAAGGGCGAAGCGGTCGCGGTCATCATTGCGCTCATAGGCGCGGAACCAGCCTACGACGCGCAGAACAAAATCAGCCACTACCGGCTCGTACCGCTCGAAAAGCTCGGACGCCCGAGAATCGACGTCCTGATCCAGATCAGCTCGATCTTCCGCGACACCTTCGGCGTCTTGGTCGATCACCTCGACAAACTGGTCAAGGACGCCGCCAAGGCCATCGAACCCGCCGAGATGAACCACATCAAGAAGCATGTCGATGAGGCGCTTGCCCAGGGCAAGGACTTTGAAAGTGCCACCTCGCGCCTCTTCACCCAGGCTCCAGGCACTTACGGATCGCAGATCGACGAGCTGGTCGAAGACTCCGCCTGGGAGTCCGAAGAGGATCTTGACAACATGTTCATCAAGCGCACCGCCTTTGCCTACGGCGGCAACCGCTACGGCGACGAGCAGTCGGACATTCTCAAGAATCTGCTCGGCACCGTCGATCGCGTCGTGCAGCAGGTGGACTCGGCGGAGTACGGTATTTCCGACATTGACCGCTACTTCTCCTCGTCGGGCGCGCTTCAGCTTTCAGCTCGCCGCCGCAACCCGAAAGGCGACAACGTCAAGCTGAACTATGTCGAAACCTACACGGCGGACATCAAGGTTGACGATGCCGAGAAGGCGCTCAAGGTTGAGTTCCGCACCAAGCTGCTCAACCCGAAATGGTTCGAGGGTATGCTTGCGCAGGGCCACAGCGGCGCAACCGAAATCAGCAACCGCTTCACCTACATGCTCGGCTGGGACGCCGTCACCAAGGGCGTTGACGACTGGGTGTACAAGGAGGCTGCCGAAACCTACGCCTTCGATCCGGCCATGCGCGACAAGCTGATGAAGCTTAATCCGAAAGCTTTCAAAAACATCGTTGGCAGAATGCTCGAAGCGAGTGGCCGCGGCATGTGGTCAGCCGATCCCGACACCATCGAAAAGCTTCAGGAGATCTACTCCGATCTGGAAGATCGCCTCGAAGGCATCGAGGTCTGA
- a CDS encoding aminotransferase class I/II-fold pyridoxal phosphate-dependent enzyme: MEKTKDIFKKCVDFTLADEVKALGVYPFFRPIDDSEGPVVSFEGRKLVMAGSNNYLGLTNDPNVKQASIDAIKKYGTSCSGSRYMTGTVRLHIELEEQLADFFEKECCLLFSTGYQTGQGIIPTLVQRGEYVVADRDNHASLVAASIMAIGGGANQVRYRHNDMADLERVLQNIPESAGKLIVSDGVFSVSGEIVDLPALVALAKKYNARIVIDDAHAVGVIGKGGRGTPSEFGLVNEVDLIMGTFSKTFGSLGGYVVGERSVINYIKHTASSLIFSASPTPASVAAVLATLKIIREQPQLTERLIANTDYVRQGLLKAGFTLMPSRTAIVTVLIADQMKTLYFWKKLFDAGVYVNAFIRPGVMPGHEALRTSFMATHEKEHLDKVITEFCSIGRELGVI, translated from the coding sequence GTGGAAAAAACGAAAGATATATTCAAAAAGTGTGTGGATTTCACCCTTGCCGACGAAGTCAAAGCACTGGGAGTATATCCTTTTTTTCGCCCTATAGATGACTCCGAAGGGCCGGTCGTCTCTTTCGAGGGCCGGAAGCTCGTGATGGCCGGCTCGAACAACTACCTTGGCCTGACCAACGATCCGAACGTCAAGCAGGCCTCGATCGACGCCATCAAGAAATACGGCACGAGCTGTTCCGGCTCGCGCTACATGACCGGAACCGTCAGGCTTCATATCGAACTTGAAGAGCAGCTTGCCGACTTTTTCGAAAAAGAGTGCTGCCTGCTGTTCAGCACCGGCTACCAGACCGGCCAGGGCATCATTCCAACCCTCGTACAACGAGGAGAGTATGTTGTTGCTGACCGCGACAATCACGCGAGCCTCGTCGCCGCGTCGATCATGGCGATTGGCGGCGGCGCAAATCAGGTGCGCTACCGGCACAACGATATGGCCGACCTGGAGCGCGTGCTTCAGAACATTCCCGAAAGCGCAGGCAAGCTGATCGTTTCGGACGGCGTGTTTTCGGTCTCGGGCGAAATCGTCGATCTTCCGGCGCTGGTGGCGCTGGCCAAAAAGTACAATGCCCGCATCGTCATTGACGACGCGCACGCCGTCGGCGTCATCGGCAAGGGCGGACGCGGCACCCCCTCGGAGTTCGGGCTGGTGAACGAGGTCGATCTCATCATGGGCACCTTCTCCAAAACCTTTGGCTCGCTCGGAGGCTACGTCGTCGGTGAGCGCTCGGTCATCAACTACATCAAGCACACCGCCTCGTCACTCATCTTCAGCGCCTCTCCGACTCCCGCCAGCGTTGCGGCGGTGCTGGCGACTCTCAAGATCATCCGCGAGCAGCCGCAACTGACCGAACGCCTGATCGCCAACACCGACTACGTTCGCCAGGGATTGCTGAAAGCCGGATTCACGCTTATGCCGTCTCGTACGGCGATCGTAACCGTGCTGATCGCCGATCAGATGAAAACGCTCTATTTCTGGAAAAAGCTTTTCGATGCCGGAGTCTATGTCAATGCCTTCATCCGGCCTGGCGTCATGCCTGGCCACGAAGCGCTCCGCACCAGCTTCATGGCCACCCACGAAAAAGAGCACCTCGACAAGGTCATTACCGAATTCTGCTCCATAGGACGCGAACTTGGCGTGATATAA
- the holA gene encoding DNA polymerase III subunit delta: MADLKKQIASGKIAPVYFFQGPESWLKEEIETQLKAAIFPSENEAALNTLVLYGPDLTLGQIVSAASEYPMFTEKKLVVVRQFDKLKKVTDKTESQRQEKSLLSYLSDPPSFTVLVLDADEIEKTELEKAPYKHLKAFRHDFGAIKNAEIFAAERAREAGWEFEPEALKTFSGYIEPSSRLICQEIEKLTLYASNKRPERRITLDDVCDCVGISRKYNVFELEKALVSKNLRQCSGIALMIMEQEGQKEGLMNIVRYLTTFFLRIWKLQTPGAQQLSLQETAAMLGMYGRQEYFAKNFIGYARQFSAAETENAILALRDADAALKGIIPSPDDRFTLLKLMQQLFN; the protein is encoded by the coding sequence ATGGCTGACCTGAAAAAACAGATTGCCTCAGGCAAAATCGCCCCTGTCTATTTTTTTCAGGGTCCGGAAAGCTGGCTCAAGGAGGAGATTGAAACGCAACTGAAGGCGGCCATTTTCCCTTCGGAAAACGAGGCTGCCCTCAACACGCTTGTCCTGTACGGGCCAGACCTCACCCTCGGCCAGATCGTTTCAGCGGCCTCAGAATACCCGATGTTCACCGAAAAGAAGCTGGTCGTCGTCCGCCAGTTCGACAAGCTGAAAAAGGTGACCGACAAAACGGAAAGCCAGCGGCAGGAGAAGTCGCTCCTGAGCTATCTTTCCGATCCGCCGTCATTTACCGTGCTGGTGCTCGATGCAGACGAGATCGAAAAAACGGAGCTTGAAAAAGCCCCGTACAAACATCTCAAAGCGTTTCGCCATGACTTCGGGGCGATCAAAAATGCGGAGATCTTCGCCGCTGAAAGAGCCCGGGAAGCGGGATGGGAGTTCGAGCCGGAAGCCCTGAAAACATTCTCGGGATACATCGAGCCATCATCGAGGCTGATCTGCCAGGAGATCGAGAAGCTCACGCTCTACGCCTCGAACAAACGCCCCGAACGGCGCATCACCCTCGACGACGTCTGCGACTGCGTCGGCATCTCTCGAAAATATAATGTCTTCGAGCTTGAAAAAGCACTGGTCAGCAAGAACCTCCGGCAGTGTAGCGGCATCGCTTTGATGATCATGGAGCAGGAGGGGCAGAAAGAGGGGCTCATGAACATCGTGCGCTACCTGACCACCTTTTTCCTGCGGATATGGAAGCTCCAGACACCGGGCGCACAGCAACTCTCCCTTCAGGAAACAGCAGCGATGCTCGGCATGTACGGACGCCAGGAGTATTTCGCCAAAAACTTCATCGGCTACGCCCGCCAGTTCAGCGCCGCCGAAACCGAAAATGCCATTCTCGCCCTGCGTGACGCCGATGCCGCCCTCAAAGGCATTATTCCCTCGCCCGACGACAGATTCACCCTGCTCAAACTGATGCAGCAACTCTTCAATTGA